From the genome of Deltaproteobacteria bacterium, one region includes:
- the icd gene encoding NADP-dependent isocitrate dehydrogenase, which yields MPSPWKPSVPAEGARIRLDGGTLAVPDHPIVPFIEGDGTGPDIWAASVRVFDAAVAKAYGGRRKIAWMEVLAGQKAFDRTGDWLPEATLDAFREYLVGIKGPLTTPVGGGIRSLNVALRQILDLYVCLRPVRWYEGVPSPVKRPQDVDMVIFRENSEDIYAGIEWPAESPEARKLIAFLQDEMGVTKIRFPATSGIGIKPVSREGTERLLRAALDFAIAHGRRSVTIVHKGNIMKFTEGAFRDWGYALVKREYAGRAIGWDDCGGQAPKGQVLVKDAIADITLQQVLTRPTDFDVIATLNLNGDYLSDALAAQVGGIGIAPGANINYQTGHGIFEATHGTAPKYAGQDKVNPSSVILSGVMMLAHMGWQEAADRIEAGISKAIAAKTVTYDFHRLMDGAKLLRCSEFGDAIIANMG from the coding sequence ATGCCGAGCCCCTGGAAGCCGAGCGTGCCCGCCGAGGGCGCGCGGATCCGTCTCGACGGCGGCACGCTCGCCGTCCCCGACCACCCGATCGTTCCCTTCATCGAGGGCGACGGCACCGGGCCCGACATCTGGGCCGCCTCGGTGCGGGTCTTCGACGCGGCCGTCGCGAAGGCCTACGGCGGCCGGCGCAAGATCGCCTGGATGGAGGTCCTGGCCGGGCAGAAGGCCTTCGACCGCACCGGCGACTGGCTGCCCGAGGCGACGCTCGACGCCTTCCGCGAGTACCTGGTCGGGATCAAGGGGCCACTCACGACGCCGGTCGGCGGCGGCATCCGCAGCCTGAACGTCGCCCTGCGCCAGATCCTCGATCTCTACGTGTGCTTGCGGCCGGTGCGCTGGTACGAGGGCGTGCCGAGCCCCGTGAAACGCCCGCAGGACGTCGACATGGTGATCTTCCGCGAGAACTCGGAGGACATCTACGCGGGCATCGAGTGGCCGGCGGAGTCGCCCGAGGCGCGGAAGCTGATCGCCTTCCTCCAGGACGAGATGGGCGTCACGAAGATCCGCTTCCCCGCGACCTCCGGGATCGGCATCAAGCCCGTCTCGCGCGAGGGTACCGAGCGCCTGCTACGCGCGGCCCTCGACTTCGCGATCGCCCACGGGCGCCGGTCGGTGACGATCGTGCACAAGGGCAACATCATGAAGTTCACCGAGGGCGCCTTCCGGGACTGGGGCTACGCGCTCGTGAAGCGCGAGTACGCGGGGCGCGCGATCGGCTGGGACGACTGCGGCGGCCAGGCACCGAAGGGCCAAGTCCTGGTCAAGGACGCGATCGCCGACATCACGCTCCAGCAGGTGCTGACGCGCCCGACCGACTTCGACGTGATCGCCACCCTGAACCTGAACGGCGACTACCTCTCGGACGCGCTGGCGGCGCAGGTGGGCGGGATCGGCATCGCACCGGGCGCCAACATCAACTACCAGACGGGCCACGGCATCTTCGAGGCCACCCACGGCACGGCGCCCAAGTACGCCGGGCAGGACAAGGTGAACCCGAGCTCGGTGATCCTGTCCGGCGTGATGATGCTCGCGCACATGGGCTGGCAGGAGGCGGCCGACCGCATCGAGGCCGGCATCTCGAAGGCGATCGCCGCGAAGACCGTCACCTACGACTTCCACCGCCTGATGGACGGCGCGAAGCTGCTCCGCTGCAGCGAGTTCGGGGACGCGATCATCGCCAACATGGGCTGA